Proteins encoded together in one Marinobacter sp. Arc7-DN-1 window:
- the guaB gene encoding IMP dehydrogenase, with product MLRIAEEALTFDDVLLVPGYSEVLPHQVSLQTRLTKGITLNIPLVSSAMDTVTEADLAIAMAQEGGIGIMHKNMTVEQQAAAVRKVKKFESGVVKDPITVTPDTTVRELVDITMANNISGLPVVDGRDLLGIVTGRDIRFESRMDTPVQDIMTPKDKLVTVKEGACLDDVKELLHRHRIEKVLVVNDNFELRGLITVKDIQKAKDYPLACKDDQGRLRVGAAVSTGGDTEARITALAEAGVDVLVVDTAHGHSRGVIERVRWVKQNFPEVQVIGGNIATSQAALALADAGADAVKVGIGPGSICTTRIVAGIGVPQISAVSNVAAALKERGVPLIADGGIRFSGDIAKAIAAGAHCVMIGSLLAGTDEAPGEVELFQGRSYKAYRGMGSIGAMGQGSSDRYFQDASKGIEKLVPEGIEGRVACKGPMRNIVHQLIGGLRASMGYTGSATMEEMRTKPEFVRITNAGMRESHVHDVTITKEAPNYRIG from the coding sequence ATGCTGCGAATTGCCGAAGAAGCCCTCACATTTGATGACGTTCTGCTGGTTCCCGGATATTCAGAAGTTCTTCCCCACCAGGTTAGCCTGCAGACCCGGTTGACCAAAGGTATCACTCTGAACATTCCGCTGGTGTCTTCCGCAATGGATACCGTTACCGAAGCGGACCTGGCCATCGCCATGGCCCAGGAAGGCGGAATTGGCATCATGCACAAGAACATGACCGTTGAGCAGCAGGCAGCAGCGGTTCGGAAGGTCAAGAAGTTCGAAAGCGGAGTGGTGAAAGACCCGATTACCGTGACACCGGATACCACCGTCCGCGAGTTGGTGGATATCACCATGGCCAACAACATTTCCGGCCTGCCGGTGGTCGATGGCCGCGATCTGTTGGGCATTGTCACTGGCCGCGACATCCGGTTTGAAAGCCGGATGGACACCCCGGTGCAGGACATCATGACGCCCAAGGATAAGCTGGTCACGGTGAAAGAAGGGGCCTGCCTGGACGACGTCAAGGAGTTGCTGCACCGCCACCGCATCGAAAAGGTGCTGGTGGTCAATGACAATTTCGAGCTGCGTGGACTGATCACCGTCAAGGACATTCAGAAGGCCAAAGACTACCCGCTGGCCTGCAAGGATGACCAGGGGCGGTTGCGTGTCGGTGCCGCTGTCAGTACCGGCGGCGACACCGAGGCGCGGATTACGGCGCTGGCAGAGGCCGGCGTGGATGTGCTCGTGGTTGATACCGCCCACGGTCATTCACGGGGTGTGATCGAGCGTGTTCGCTGGGTCAAGCAGAACTTCCCGGAAGTTCAGGTGATTGGCGGTAACATTGCAACCTCCCAGGCGGCTCTCGCTCTGGCGGACGCCGGTGCCGACGCCGTGAAGGTGGGTATTGGTCCCGGTTCTATCTGCACTACCCGCATTGTCGCCGGCATTGGCGTACCCCAGATTTCAGCGGTCTCGAACGTGGCGGCTGCCCTGAAGGAACGCGGCGTACCGCTGATTGCCGACGGTGGCATACGATTCTCTGGCGATATCGCCAAGGCCATAGCCGCCGGTGCCCATTGCGTCATGATCGGCAGCCTGCTGGCCGGTACCGATGAAGCACCCGGCGAGGTTGAGCTGTTCCAGGGCCGCAGCTACAAGGCATACCGTGGCATGGGCTCAATCGGCGCTATGGGGCAGGGCTCCAGCGACCGTTACTTCCAGGATGCCAGCAAGGGTATCGAAAAGCTGGTGCCCGAGGGCATTGAAGGCCGTGTCGCCTGCAAGGGGCCAATGCGCAACATCGTTCACCAGCTGATTGGCGGCCTGCGTGCTTCCATGGGCTACACCGGTAGCGCCACAATGGAAGAGATGCGTACCAAGCCGGAATTTGTGCGCATCACCAACGCTGGTATGCGTGAGAGCCACGTGCACGATGTGACCATCACCAAAGAAGCGCCAAACTACCGTATCGGTTAA